Proteins from a genomic interval of Candidatus Binatus sp.:
- a CDS encoding universal stress protein, whose translation MPNLAKILAATDFSEDSELALGYAEEFAKKFGAEIIVLHVDQPLAPVMMTPELGPAMDVGAMSRIGEEQRLLAQRELDKIVGKFRDAGLKARSLLKVGSPFLEILHTSQSENADLIVLGTHGRTGLAHVLMGSVAERVVQKAACPVLTIRHPDRKFKHPLDK comes from the coding sequence GTGCCAAACTTAGCAAAAATCCTTGCCGCCACGGACTTTTCGGAAGACTCGGAACTCGCGCTCGGCTACGCCGAGGAGTTCGCGAAGAAATTCGGCGCCGAAATCATCGTGCTGCACGTCGATCAGCCGCTCGCGCCGGTCATGATGACGCCGGAACTCGGTCCCGCGATGGACGTCGGTGCGATGAGCCGCATCGGCGAAGAGCAGCGTCTGCTCGCTCAGCGCGAGCTCGACAAAATCGTCGGCAAGTTTCGCGACGCCGGTCTGAAGGCGCGCAGCCTGCTGAAGGTCGGCTCGCCGTTCCTGGAAATCCTGCATACCTCGCAGAGCGAGAACGCCGACCTGATCGTGCTCGGCACGCATGGCCGCACCGGATTGGCGCACGTGCTGATGGGCAGTGTCGCCGAGCGCGTCGTACAAAAGGCGGCATGCCCGGTGTTGACGATTCGGCACCCCGATCGCAAGTTCAAGCATCCGCTCGACAAGTAA
- a CDS encoding Hsp20/alpha crystallin family protein: MTIRRGFGIEDFDKAFDEFFDELLIDRWKCGTRPNEFEHADVFDHEDSYQVRLAAAGIDPAQLQVEVLGQRLAVRVPVKLGGMLESSFSFTESIDGEASTAKYSEGTLTIILPKKKGRRISLKKS, encoded by the coding sequence ATGACGATCCGCCGCGGATTTGGAATCGAAGACTTCGACAAGGCGTTCGACGAATTTTTCGACGAGCTGCTGATCGATCGCTGGAAGTGCGGCACTCGCCCCAACGAGTTCGAGCATGCCGACGTGTTCGACCACGAGGACAGCTACCAGGTGCGCCTCGCGGCGGCCGGAATCGATCCGGCGCAGCTTCAGGTCGAGGTGCTGGGACAGCGGCTCGCGGTGCGAGTGCCGGTCAAGCTCGGCGGAATGCTGGAAAGCAGTTTTTCGTTTACCGAATCGATCGACGGTGAAGCCTCGACCGCGAAATATTCGGAAGGGACGCTCACAATCATCCTGCCAAAAAAGAAAGGCCGGCGTATCTCGCTGAAAAAATCGTGA